In Bombus pyrosoma isolate SC7728 linkage group LG18, ASM1482585v1, whole genome shotgun sequence, a single genomic region encodes these proteins:
- the LOC122577362 gene encoding uncharacterized protein LOC122577362 — MDIEEREALKTYLLGLRPEIAQMVIASDPKNLNLAQQLAANKEQWLRELSRVAHRRNQAKNQSNNTPSVPKRSASDRQPKSFSQPSGKIPPRIYQTAESPEETFQELTVPPSEDYYQ; from the exons ATGGACATCGAAGAACGTGAAGCATTAAAAACGTATCTACTCGGTTTACGGCCCGAAATAGCACAGATGGTAATAGCTAGCGATCCAAAAAACCTGAACCTCGCTCAACAATTGGCAGCCAACAAAGAACAATGGTTACGAGAATTAAGTCGTGTTGCTCACCGTCGGAATCAGGCAAAAAATCAATCTAATAACACCCCGTCCGTACCTAAACGAAGTGCTTCCGATCGACAACCAAAAAGTTTTAGCCAACCGTC AGGAAAAATCCCACCTCGAATATACCAAACAGCGGAGAGTCCAGAGGAAACATTCCAAGAGTTAACTGTACCACCATCGGAAGATTATTATCAATAG